One genomic region from Anguilla rostrata isolate EN2019 chromosome 2, ASM1855537v3, whole genome shotgun sequence encodes:
- the grb7 gene encoding growth factor receptor-bound protein 7 isoform X2 yields MLIENAMEVEGPWREVFEGTGREGSGSADGQEVTPGLALSPPAPEAPPMRKSMPVSINHNRSKREETQATSLPSIPNPFPELCSPAHSPVLVGSPLGQSRPPSSGTHVVKVFGEDGRSRSLWVPAGATARDVCHMLVQTAHCADQESWALIELHPALGLERCLEDHETVVEVQATWPLEGDNKLIFRKNYAKYEFFKKPVLFFPEHMISDSADVTKGMTSSELIQNLLNSGSCPEIQGFLHVRELSRKPWKRVCFFLRRSGLYCSTKGSSKEPRHLQCVADLEDLNIYTVANSRKLYGAPSDFTFCIKPSKNRVRSRDMKLLCAENEQTRTCWTTAFRLFKYGKQLQCNYQLSQSTRKQEVTLRQGAKRCVSEASLVAMDFSGKAGGRVIENPREAQCAEQEEGQTWRKKTALRYSLPNSLPNSCQGFRNTSIHQTQPWFHGGVSRREAQALIEEQGLVDGMFLIRESQQHAQCFVLSLCYKLKTKHYLVIPCEDDGRKYYTMDDGVTLFIDLLQLVEFHQINRGILPVCLKHPCVRVAL; encoded by the exons ATGCTAATTG AGAATGCCATGGAGGTGGAAGGCCCTTGGAGAGAAGTCTTTGAGGGTACGGGCAGGGAGGGCAGTGGCAGCGCCGACGGGCAGGAGGTCACCCCCGGCTTGGCCTTGAGTCCTCCGGCCCCCGAGGCCCCTCCCATGCGCAAGTCCATGCCCGTCAGCATTAATCATAACAG ATCCAAAAGGGAGGAGACCCAGGCCACTTCGTTGCCGTCCATACCCAATCcatttccagaactctgcagccccgcccactcccctgTCCTGGTTGGTTCTCCCCTCGGACAGAGCCGGCCCCCTTCGAGTGGCACACAT GTGGTGAAGGTGTTCGGGGAGGACGGCCGCAGCCGATCCTTGTGGGTGCCGGCGGGGGCCACGGCCAGGGACGTCTGCCACATGCTTGTCCAGACCGCCCACTGCGCCGACCAGGAGAGCTGGGCTCTGATCGAGCTGCACCCGGCCCTGGGGCTGG AACGTTGCCTGGAGGACCATGAGACTGTGGTGGAGGTGCAGGCCACCTGGCCTCTAGAGGGCGACAACAAGCTCATTTTCCGCAAGAATTATGCCAAATACGAGTTCTTCAAGAAGCCTGTG TTATTCTTCCCAGAGCACATGATCTCGGATAGTGCTGATGTCACCAAGGGCATGACATCATCAGAACTCATCCAG AATCTCCTCAACTCGGGGAGCTGTCCGGAGATCCAGGGCTTCCTCCACGTCCGGGAGCTCAGCCGCAAGCCCTGGAAGAGGGTGTGCTTCTTCTTGCGGAGGTCGGGCCTCTACTGCTCCACCAAGGGCTCCTCCAAG GAGCCCCGTCATCTGCAGTGTGTGGCCGACCTGGAAGACCTCAACATTTACACTGTCGCTAACAGTCGCAAGCTCTACGGGGCCCCCTCAGACTTCACCTTCTGCATCAAG CCTTCCAAGAATCGTGTGCGGTCGCGGGATATGAAGCTCCTGTGTGCGGAGAACGAGCAGACCCGCACCTGCTGGACCACCGCCTTCAGACTCTTCAAG TATGGAAAGCAGCTGCAGTGTAACTACCAGCTCTCCCAGTCCACACGCAAGCAGGAAGTCACACTGCGCCAGGGCGCCAAG CGCTGCGTGTCAGAAGCATCTCTGGTGGCCATGGACTTCTCTGGGAAAGCAGGAGGAAGAGTGATCGAGAACCCTCGAGAAGCCCAGTGCgcggagcaggaggagggacaAACCTGGAgg AAGAAGACGGCCCTGCGCTACAGCCTGCCAAACAGCCTGCCAAACAGCTGCCAAGGGTTCCGCAACACCT cgaTTCACCAGACGCAGCCCTGGTTCCATGGGGGCGTGTCACGCAGAGAGGCCCAGGCACTGATCGAGGAACAGGGGCTGGTGGATGG GATGTTCCTGATCCGGGAGAGCCAGCAGCATGCCCAGTGCTTCGTCCTGTCCCTGTGCTACAAACTGAAGACCAAGCACTACCTGGTCATCCCG TGCGAAGACGATGGCAGGAAGTACTACACCATGGACGACGGCGTCACGCTCTTCATCGACCTCCTGCAGCTGGTGGAGTTCCACCAGATCAACCGCGGGATCCTGCCCGTCTGCCTCAAGCACCCCTGCGTTCGAGTGGCGCTCTGA
- the arf2a gene encoding ADP-ribosylation factor 2a codes for MGNVFANMFKGLFGKKEMRILMVGLDAAGKTTILYKLKLGEIVTTIPTIGFNVETVEYKNISFTVWDVGGQDKIRPLWRHYFQNTQGLIFVVDSNDRERVNEAREELTRMLAEDELRDAVLLVFANKQDLPNAMNAAEITDKLGLHALRQRNWYIQATCATSGDGLYEGLDWLSNQLKNQK; via the exons ATGGGGAATGTTTTTGCGAACATGTTCAAGGGCCTCTTCGGGAAGAAGGAGATGAGGATCCTCATGGTGGGTTTGGACGCTGCCGGGAAAACCACCATCCTGTACAAACTCAAGCTCGGAGAGATAGTCACCACCATTCCCACAATCG gttttaATGTAGAAACAGTAGAATACAAGAACATTAGCTTCACGGTCTGGGACGTCGGCGGCCAGGACAAAATTCGGCCCCTGTGGCGTCACTACTTCCAGAACACGCAAG GGCTGATCTTCGTGGTGGACAGCAACGACAGGGAGCGTGTGAACGAGGCCCGGGAGGAGCTGACGAGAATGCTGGCGGAGGACGAGCTGCGAGACGCCGTCTTGCTCGTCTTCGCGAACAAACAG gaTCTGCCCAACGCCATGAACGCGGCGGAGATCACAGACAAGCTGGGCCTGCACGCCCTGCGCCAGCGCAACTGGTACATCCAGGCCACCTGCGCCACCAGCGGGGACGGCCTCTACGAGGGCCTGGACTGGCTCTCCAACCAGCTCAAGAACCAGAAATGA
- the grb7 gene encoding growth factor receptor-bound protein 7 isoform X1: MPGELLNALSISENAMEVEGPWREVFEGTGREGSGSADGQEVTPGLALSPPAPEAPPMRKSMPVSINHNRSKREETQATSLPSIPNPFPELCSPAHSPVLVGSPLGQSRPPSSGTHVVKVFGEDGRSRSLWVPAGATARDVCHMLVQTAHCADQESWALIELHPALGLERCLEDHETVVEVQATWPLEGDNKLIFRKNYAKYEFFKKPVLFFPEHMISDSADVTKGMTSSELIQNLLNSGSCPEIQGFLHVRELSRKPWKRVCFFLRRSGLYCSTKGSSKEPRHLQCVADLEDLNIYTVANSRKLYGAPSDFTFCIKPSKNRVRSRDMKLLCAENEQTRTCWTTAFRLFKYGKQLQCNYQLSQSTRKQEVTLRQGAKRCVSEASLVAMDFSGKAGGRVIENPREAQCAEQEEGQTWRKKTALRYSLPNSLPNSCQGFRNTSIHQTQPWFHGGVSRREAQALIEEQGLVDGMFLIRESQQHAQCFVLSLCYKLKTKHYLVIPCEDDGRKYYTMDDGVTLFIDLLQLVEFHQINRGILPVCLKHPCVRVAL; the protein is encoded by the exons ATGCCTGGTGAACTCCTGAACGCCCTCTCCATCTCAGAGAATGCCATGGAGGTGGAAGGCCCTTGGAGAGAAGTCTTTGAGGGTACGGGCAGGGAGGGCAGTGGCAGCGCCGACGGGCAGGAGGTCACCCCCGGCTTGGCCTTGAGTCCTCCGGCCCCCGAGGCCCCTCCCATGCGCAAGTCCATGCCCGTCAGCATTAATCATAACAG ATCCAAAAGGGAGGAGACCCAGGCCACTTCGTTGCCGTCCATACCCAATCcatttccagaactctgcagccccgcccactcccctgTCCTGGTTGGTTCTCCCCTCGGACAGAGCCGGCCCCCTTCGAGTGGCACACAT GTGGTGAAGGTGTTCGGGGAGGACGGCCGCAGCCGATCCTTGTGGGTGCCGGCGGGGGCCACGGCCAGGGACGTCTGCCACATGCTTGTCCAGACCGCCCACTGCGCCGACCAGGAGAGCTGGGCTCTGATCGAGCTGCACCCGGCCCTGGGGCTGG AACGTTGCCTGGAGGACCATGAGACTGTGGTGGAGGTGCAGGCCACCTGGCCTCTAGAGGGCGACAACAAGCTCATTTTCCGCAAGAATTATGCCAAATACGAGTTCTTCAAGAAGCCTGTG TTATTCTTCCCAGAGCACATGATCTCGGATAGTGCTGATGTCACCAAGGGCATGACATCATCAGAACTCATCCAG AATCTCCTCAACTCGGGGAGCTGTCCGGAGATCCAGGGCTTCCTCCACGTCCGGGAGCTCAGCCGCAAGCCCTGGAAGAGGGTGTGCTTCTTCTTGCGGAGGTCGGGCCTCTACTGCTCCACCAAGGGCTCCTCCAAG GAGCCCCGTCATCTGCAGTGTGTGGCCGACCTGGAAGACCTCAACATTTACACTGTCGCTAACAGTCGCAAGCTCTACGGGGCCCCCTCAGACTTCACCTTCTGCATCAAG CCTTCCAAGAATCGTGTGCGGTCGCGGGATATGAAGCTCCTGTGTGCGGAGAACGAGCAGACCCGCACCTGCTGGACCACCGCCTTCAGACTCTTCAAG TATGGAAAGCAGCTGCAGTGTAACTACCAGCTCTCCCAGTCCACACGCAAGCAGGAAGTCACACTGCGCCAGGGCGCCAAG CGCTGCGTGTCAGAAGCATCTCTGGTGGCCATGGACTTCTCTGGGAAAGCAGGAGGAAGAGTGATCGAGAACCCTCGAGAAGCCCAGTGCgcggagcaggaggagggacaAACCTGGAgg AAGAAGACGGCCCTGCGCTACAGCCTGCCAAACAGCCTGCCAAACAGCTGCCAAGGGTTCCGCAACACCT cgaTTCACCAGACGCAGCCCTGGTTCCATGGGGGCGTGTCACGCAGAGAGGCCCAGGCACTGATCGAGGAACAGGGGCTGGTGGATGG GATGTTCCTGATCCGGGAGAGCCAGCAGCATGCCCAGTGCTTCGTCCTGTCCCTGTGCTACAAACTGAAGACCAAGCACTACCTGGTCATCCCG TGCGAAGACGATGGCAGGAAGTACTACACCATGGACGACGGCGTCACGCTCTTCATCGACCTCCTGCAGCTGGTGGAGTTCCACCAGATCAACCGCGGGATCCTGCCCGTCTGCCTCAAGCACCCCTGCGTTCGAGTGGCGCTCTGA